AATTATGTGCTTTCTGAATTTCTGTAGTTCTTCTGGATCAAGCTTCTCCAGACATTCATTGATAGTCACATAATGAGGAAGATATTCTTTTTCCTCTTTTCCAAGGATCAGACAAAGATTATGCGCACATTCCTCGGTATTAAACTTATCAGTCATATCCTGCATAGAAGATATGGTACATACATTTTTCATGATAACGGTGGTAAGTGATTCAAAACATGGCGTCGTGAATTATTAAGCTGATTATGATAAACTTTCTGAAAAACAAATTCAGGAGGTTGGTTATGTTCAATCAGGAAAGTTATAGACTATGGAAACAGAGAATACAGGAACAAAAAATCAGCGGGGTGACAATACCGGAATGGTGCGAGAAAAATCAGTTATCTCCTCATGCATACTATTACTGGAGAAAGATCATTCGTACACATAAGGAAGACCCGACCGTTTCTCAATCGACATCATTTGCTGAAATTAATCAAACTGAGAAGATCTCCGTTTCATCGTGTGGAGTGTCGCTAACCTGGAAAGACGTCAGTATCCAGATTTCATCGAAGCAAGAAGCCCTCTTAGCAGCAGAGGTAATTCGAGCGCTGCAATCCTCATGTTGAGCTCTTTCATTTCAGGGGCGGAACATATTTATCTTGCATGTGGGGCGACTGATTTTCGAAAACAGGCTGAATCACTGGTAGCAATGGTTACCATGAAATTCAAGCTCGATCCGTATTCCCCTGTATGTGTATTCCTTTTCTGCAATAAAAATAAAACTGCGATTAAAGTACTCCGCTACGATAAGAACGGATTTATTCTAGCTAGCAAAAAACTTCTGGAAGGGATGAAATTTCAATGGCCAAAAACCGAAGAAGAGGTAAAGGATATTTCATTCCGTCAGGTTGAATGGCTGTTGGAAGGGCTTTCGATTGAGCAGCAAAAAGCTCACCGAGATATTATGTTAGAACTGAAAAACACCTGCTACTGACACCGTCAAAACCACGAAAAAAAGCCCGCAAATGCCGATGAATTCAGCATTTTACGGGCTTTTATAAACTGGAAAAATAACTCGAAAAATGGTATAATAGTTAGAGATAAACCT
The nucleotide sequence above comes from Variimorphobacter saccharofermentans. Encoded proteins:
- the tnpA gene encoding IS66 family insertion sequence element accessory protein TnpA: MFNQESYRLWKQRIQEQKISGVTIPEWCEKNQLSPHAYYYWRKIIRTHKEDPTVSQSTSFAEINQTEKISVSSCGVSLTWKDVSIQISSKQEALLAAEVIRALQSSC
- the tnpB gene encoding IS66 family insertion sequence element accessory protein TnpB (TnpB, as the term is used for proteins encoded by IS66 family insertion elements, is considered an accessory protein, since TnpC, encoded by a neighboring gene, is a DDE family transposase.), which translates into the protein MLSSFISGAEHIYLACGATDFRKQAESLVAMVTMKFKLDPYSPVCVFLFCNKNKTAIKVLRYDKNGFILASKKLLEGMKFQWPKTEEEVKDISFRQVEWLLEGLSIEQQKAHRDIMLELKNTCY